The Juglans microcarpa x Juglans regia isolate MS1-56 chromosome 2S, Jm3101_v1.0, whole genome shotgun sequence genome has a window encoding:
- the LOC121251730 gene encoding cytochrome b561 and DOMON domain-containing protein At2g04850-like, translating to MLLFIFLFLLLSSNIHTALSAHCTTVTATKTFQKCMTLPTQQASIAWTFHSHNATLDLVFFGTFINSPSGWVGWGINPASSEMTGTRALIAFKDPNSGQIVLLPYILDPTVKLQKNPLLSRPLDISLLSTSATFYGGKTATVHNGATIQIYATLMLPPNKTKINHVWNRGLYVQGYSPTIHPTTSNDLSSHATIDVQSGLAMAQHDNIKTLKIVHGIINAISWGLILPIGAVTARYLRHIQALGPAWFYAHAGMQLFALFLGTVGFAIGIRLGEQSPGVEYGLHRKLGFAAFCLGGLQTLALLFRPRTTNKFRKYWKSYHHFVGYSCVVLGVVNVFQGFEIMGASRSFAKLGYCLGLSTLIGVSIALEVNSWVIFFRKANEERLRRERLTDKYDKGSGSHS from the coding sequence ATGCTCCTCttcatctttctcttcctcctcctctcttccaatATACATACTGCACTTTCTGCCCATTGTACCACAGTCACCGCCACCAAAACGTTTCAAAAATGTATGACACTCCCTACCCAACAAGCCTCCATAGCATGGACCTTCCATTCCCACAATGCTACTTTAGACCTCGTTTTCTTTGGTACCTTCATTAATTCACCCTCCGGCTGGGTTGGATGGGGCATCAATCCTGCTTCCTCAGAAATGACTGGAACTCGTGCCTTAATCGCCTTTAAGGACCCAAACTCCGGCCAAATTGTCCTATTACCATACATCCTAGACCCAACTGTAAAGCTCCAAAAGAATCCTCTCCTTTCTCGCCCCCTTGATATCAGCCTCCTATCCACGTCTGCCACCTTCTACGGTGGCAAAACTGCCACAGTTCACAATGGTGCTACAATCCAAATATATGCCACATTGATGCTTCCACCAAACAAGACAAAGATCAACCACGTGTGGAACCGTGGCCTTTATGTCCAAGGCTACTCACCAACCATCCATCCAACTACCTCTAACGACCTTTCCTCCCATGCCACCATTGATGTCCAGTCGGGCTTAGCTATGGCTCAACACGACAACATCAAAACTCTGAAAATCGTGCATGGGATCATAAACGCCATCTCGTGGGGGCTTATACTGCCTATAGGAGCCGTGACGGCACGCTATCTAAGGCACATACAAGCACTAGGGCCCGCATGGTTTTATGCTCATGCAGGCATGCAACTTTTTGCACTTTTCCTTGGAACCGTTGGGTTTGCGATAGGAATTCGACTTGGGGAGCAGTCACCGGGCGTGGAATATGGACTTCACAGGAAGCTTGGGTTTGCGGCATTTTGTTTAGGAGGGTTGCAGACACTTGCACTATTGTTTAGGCCTAGAACTACAAACAAGTTTAGAAAGTATTGGAAATCTTACCACCATTTTGTTGGGTATTCTTGTGTGGTGCTTGGGGTTGTGAATGTTTTTCAAGGTTTTGAGATAATGGGAGCGAGCAGGTCTTTTGCTAAGTTGGGTTATTGTTTGGGGCTCTCTACCTTGATTGGTGTAAGCATAGCTCTGGAGGTAAATTCAtgggttattttttttagaaaagcaAATGAAGAGAGGCTGAGAAGAGAACGACTAACTGATAAATATGATAAAGGGAGTGGAAGCCACAGTTGA